A genomic region of Papaver somniferum cultivar HN1 chromosome 7, ASM357369v1, whole genome shotgun sequence contains the following coding sequences:
- the LOC113300644 gene encoding uncharacterized protein LOC113300644, producing the protein MMEMESTAQRNDITLERVVSSKALKMGNSFSCQICVADNGKKDAARKLHSQKKEESDRKEKIMLLYSAWTAMLNKSEGNIDNEFWSKLGLNISQVPKAPHLENCKSSAQVNKFFDIHRENEQNPDWENWEGLLRMKIQQENSTVDSEQAHAEKMFKSKDTYPPWISGSDEDNFPLTRKVQHDIWIHQHPLNCSDPILRFLVADWETKPGFGIGAQLAGMIGFLAIAINEKRILVTNYFNRADHDGCKGRSRSNWSCYFFPETSLECRDPAFDLMKRQEAWDSGTVTGKHNYRSKDIWAGRIPKVWGDPWLFLQPTTEINGSLVRHHRKMDRRWWRAQAIRYLMRFQTDYTCDLLNVARHTEFGIQAAEMVLESLPGAWPEAVANNPLSDMEEYVWREHKPWIPRPLLSMHVRIGDKACEMKVVGFEEYMRLADRIRKRFPNLKTIWLSTEMQEVIDKSMSYPNWKFHYTNITRQVGNTSMASYEASLGRKTSSNYPLVNFLMATEADFFIGALGSTWCFLIDGMRNTGGKVMAGYLSVNRDRFW; encoded by the exons ATGATGG aaATGGAATCCACAGCACAAAGAAATGACATAACCCTTGAGAGGGTtgtttcatcaaaggcactgaAGATGGGCAACTCATTTTCATGTCAAATTTGTGTAGCAG ATAATGGTAAGAAGGATGCTGCAAGAAAGCTACATTCACAGAAAAAAGAAGAGTCGGATAGAAAAGAGAAGATCATGTTATTGTATTCTGCCTGGACTGCTATGCTAAATAAATCAGAAGGTAATATTGATAATGAGTTCTGGAGCAAGTTAGGACTGAACATATCCCAAGTGCCGAAAGCTCCTCATTTGGAGAACTGTAAATCCAGTGCACAAGTAAACAAATTTTTCGACATTCACCGAGAGAATGAACAAAACCCGGATTGGGAAAACTGGGAAGGACTTCTAAGAATGAAAATTCAACAAGAAAACTCCACGGTGGATAGTGAACAAGCACATGCTGAGAAGATGTTTAAATCTAAAGACACTTATCCTCCTTGG ATTTCAGGATCAGATGAAGATAATTTTCCCCTGACAAGGAAAGTGCAACATGACATATGGATACACCAACACCCACTGAATTGCAGTGACCCTATTTTAAGGTTTCTAGTTGCTGATTGGGAAACAAAACCTGGATTTGGCATTGGTGCCCAGCTAGCTGGAATGATTGGTTTTCTTGCTATTGCAATCAATGAGAAAAGGATTCTAGTTACCAACTATTTCAACCGAGCAGACCATGATGGATGTAAAG GTCGTTCCCGCTCTAATTGGTCTTGCTACTTCTTTCCTGAAACTTCTTTAGAATGTCGAGATCCTGCATTTGATCTTATGAAAAGACAAGAAGCTTGGGATAGTGGAACTGTAACTGGAAAACATAATTATAGGTCGAAGGACATTTGGGCAGGACGTATACCCAA GGTTTGGGGTGATCCTTGGTTATTTTTACAACCAACAACTGAAATAAATGGCAGTTTGGTCAGGCATCATCGAAAAATGGATAGGAGGTGGTGGCGAGCACAG GCAATACGGTACCTAATGAGGTTCCAAACTGATTATACATGTGACTTGCTAAATGTGGCTCGACATACTGAATTTGGAATTCAAGCCGCAGAGATGGTTCTTGAAAGTCTTCCTGGAGCATGGCCAGAG GCAGTTGCAAATAATCCTCTATCTGATATGGAGGAATATGTGTGGCGCGAACATAAACCTTGGATTCCGAGGCCTCTACTGAGTATGCATGTAAGAATAGGAGATAAGGCATGTGAAATGAAGGTGGTTGGATTTGAAGAGTATATGCGCCTTGCTGATAGGATAAGAAAGCGCTTTCCAAACCTGAAGACCATTTGGCTTTCAACTGAAATGCAG GAAGTGATTGACAAATCAATGTCATACCCAAATTGGAAGTTTCATTACACGAACATTACACGGCAAGTAGGAAACACGTCAATGGCATCTTATGAAGCGAGTCTTGGCAGAAAGACGAGTAGCAATTATCCCCTGGTTAATTTCTTGATGGCGACGGAGGCTGATTTCTTCATTGGAGCTTTGGGTTCAACCTGGTGTTTTCTCATAGATGGAATGCGGAATACTGGTGGGAAAGTAATGGCTGGATATTTAAGTGTCAATCGGGACCGGTTCTGGTAG